The following are from one region of the Sardina pilchardus chromosome 4, fSarPil1.1, whole genome shotgun sequence genome:
- the LOC134078467 gene encoding SH3 domain-binding protein 4-like isoform X2, with amino-acid sequence MAAHRIKTTNNIALPRCKSEGTLIDLSEGVTEATLTDVKVLSPSALRLDTTASLGTAREVVAIKDYCPSSFTTLKFSKGERLFVLDTSGGEWWYAHNNTEMGYIPAAYVQPVNYRDSSFSDSGMIDSVGDCSEDGAKELDLLGEWTGVVLKPVELQNGNPFAARTSTNPFLNGNAQEYVDQNSNRSSVDLLLFDTLTPSVANSTSSNINVSGFDRSMFDTTASTDMAFDKDNPFFRSKRSYSLSELSTLRAQRDAPQGYTGFFGGLKAPAPEQFQSREDFRTAWLNHRKLARSCHDLDSLGQSPGWGQTQPIETNIVCKLDSSGGAVQLPDTSISIHVPEGHVAVGDTQQISMKALLDPPLELNTDRCTTVSPVVEVKLSNMETKTAITLEMKVSVVVKMDSRQIAKVICVRSDCKEGPYAPVPEVYMYGDTVQVRLDNLEPCMYVSVVAQAQSVAPYTSVWEHVVKKVTLGVYGPKHIHPSFKTVVGIFGHDCAPKSLMVSEVGKQAQSTSPVALQLWGKHQFVLAKPQDLQVGVYSNMANYEVKALGQERTVRGFQVKLGKVSRLIYMIATRTAGDISDFTLRVQVKDCQDCILAQFCVQTPQPPPKMGPKTSVQRRFLKKKEANKIVLSPLAVTTKYPVFHERRVTNIKFGKLIKTVIRQTKNPYLLEYRNGDVVALLSEERIKLKGQFWTKEWFVGYCHGKTGLVHTKNVLVVGKVKPIYFSGPDLTTTILLEQSLKTCKFLTYIYASVRTILMENVGSWRAFADALGYVNLPLTHFCRTEPDSEPEKVASVLERLKEDCNNSEGKDRKSFQKELMTEGNSRDSTGTCNRMFLMARAACPQ; translated from the exons ATGGCCGCCCACAGAATCAAAACCACCAACAACATAGCCCTACCCCGCTGCAAGTCAGAGGGCACTCTCATAGACCTCAGTGAAGGAGTGACCGAGGCCACTCtaacagatgtcaaag TGCTTTCTCCAAGTGCGTTGAGACTTGATACAACTGCATCATTGGGTACTGCCAGGGAAGTTGTTGCCATTAAGGACTACTGCCCATCCAGCTTCACCACCTTAAAGTTTTCAAAGGGAGAGCGCCTGTTTGTGCTGGATACATCAGGGGGAGAGTGGTGGTATGCCCATAACAACACAGAGATGGGCTACATCCCAGCAGCGTATGTTCAGCCTGTAAATTATCGGGACTCCTCGTTCAGTGACAGTGGGATGATCGACAGCGTAGGCGACTGCAGTGAAGATGGGGCCAAGGAGCTGGATCTCCTTGGAGAGTGGACAGGAGTGGTCCTGAAGCCTGTAGAACTTCAAAACGGAAACCCCTTTGCTGCCAGGACCTCAACTAACCCTTTCCTTAATGGAAATGCCCAAGAGTATGTGGATCAGAACAGCAACAGGAGCTCGGTTGACTTGCTGCTCTTTGACACCCTCACTCCTTCAGTCGCCAATTCCACCAGCAGTAACATCAACGTCAGTGGTTTTGATCGCTCCATGTTTGACACAACCGCCAGCACAGACATGGCGTTTGATAAAGACAACCCATTTTTCAGGAGCAAACGCTCATACAGTTTGTCAGAGCTGTCCACCTTGAGGGCCCAACGAGATGCCCCTCAGGGGTACACAGGGTTCTTCGGTGGTTTAAAAGCTCCGGCACCAGAGCAGTTTCAAAGCAGGGAGGACTTCCGGACAGCTTGGCTGAACCACAGGAAACTCGCGAGGTCATGCCATGATTTGGACTCTTTGGGGCAGAGCCCAGGATGGGGACAAACACAGCCCATAGAGACAAATATTGTTTGCAAGCTTGATAGTTCAGGAGGGGCTGTTCAACTGCCAGACACCAGCATCAGTATCCATGTCCCAGAGGGTCATGTTGCCGTGGGAGACACTCAGCAAATCTCCATGAAGGCTCTCCTTGACCCACCACTCGAGCTAAACACTGACCGATGCACCACGGTGAGCCCAGTGGTTGAGGTCAAGTTGAGTAACATGGAAACAAAGACGGCAATCACATTGGAAATGAAGGTGTCTGTCGTGGTGAAGATGGACAGTAGACAAATAGCCAAAGTGATTTGCGTCCGGAGTGATTGCAAAGAGGGTCCTTACGCTCCTGTGCCTGAGGTGTACATGTATGGCGACACCGTCCAGGTACGCCTTGATAACCTTGAGCCCTGCATGTACGTGTCGGTTGTAGCACAAGCCCAGTCGGTTGCTCCATACACCTCAGTGTGGGAGCATGTAGTAAAGAAGGTAACCCTTGGCGTATACGGGCCCAagcacatccatccatccttcaaGACAGTGGTTGGCATCTTTGGCCACGACTGTGCCCCCAAATCCTTGATGGTCAGTGAAGTTGGCAAACAAGCACAGTCGACGTCACCGGTTGCTCTCCAGCTGTGGGGGAAGCACCAGTTTGTGTTAGCGAAGCCGCAAGACCTGCAGGTGGGCGTGTACTCCAACATGGCCAACTATGAGGTCAAGGCCTTGGGGCAGGAGAGAACTGTGAGAGGCTTCCAGGTCAAGCTTGGAAAAGTGAGTCGGCTGATCTACATGATTGCCACACGGACGGCAGGAGATATATCAGACTTTACCCTGAGGGTCCAGGTCAAAGACTGCCAGGACTGTATCCTCGCACAGTTTTGTGTTCAGACTCCCCAGCCGCCACCCAAAATGGGGCCAAAAACCTCAGTCCAGAGGCGTTTCTTGAAGAAAAAGGAGGCGAACAAAATCGTGCTGTCACCACTTGCCGTCACCACAAAATACCCCGTGTTTCACGAGCGAAGGGTCACAAACATAAAATTTGGCAAATTAATCAAGACAGTGATCCGACAGACCAAGAACCCCTATCTGTTGGAGTACAGGAACGGAGACGTAGTAGCTCTTCTGAGCGAAGAGCGAATTAAACTCAAAGGACAGTTTTGGACCAAGGAGTGGTTTGTCGGTTACTGTCACGGAAAGACAGGCCTGGTTCATACCAAAAACGTGCTTGTGGTGGGGAAGGTGAAGCCAATTTACTTCAGCGGGCCCGACCTGACAACCACCATTCTCCTGGAACAGAGCCTGAAGACCTGCAAGTTCCTCACTTACATCTATGCCTCAGTAAGGACAATATTGATGGAGAACGTAGGCAGCTGGAGGGCATTCGCTGACGCCTTGGGGTACGTGAACCTGCCACTGACACATTTCTGTCGGACCGAGCCAGACAGTGAGCCTGAGAAGGTGGCTTCTGTGCTGGAGAGACTGAAGGAGGACTGCAACAACTCTGAGGGAAAGGACAGGAAGTCCTTCCAGAAAGAGCTCATGACT
- the LOC134078467 gene encoding SH3 domain-binding protein 4-like isoform X3, which yields MAAHRIKTTNNIALPRCKSEGTLIDLSEGVTEATLTDVKVLSPSALRLDTTASLGTAREVVAIKDYCPSSFTTLKFSKGERLFVLDTSGGEWWYAHNNTEMGYIPAAYVQPVNYRDSSFSDSGMIDSVGDCSEDGAKELDLLGEWTGVVLKPVELQNGNPFAARTSTNPFLNGNAQEYVDQNSNRSSVDLLLFDTLTPSVANSTSSNINVSGFDRSMFDTTASTDMAFDKDNPFFRSKRSYSLSELSTLRAQRDAPQGYTGFFGGLKAPAPEQFQSREDFRTAWLNHRKLARSCHDLDSLGQSPGWGQTQPIETNIVCKLDSSGGAVQLPDTSISIHVPEGHVAVGDTQQISMKALLDPPLELNTDRCTTVSPVVEVKLSNMETKTAITLEMKVSVVVKMDSRQIAKVICVRSDCKEGPYAPVPEVYMYGDTVQVRLDNLEPCMYVSVVAQAQSVAPYTSVWEHVVKKVTLGVYGPKHIHPSFKTVVGIFGHDCAPKSLMVSEVGKQAQSTSPVALQLWGKHQFVLAKPQDLQVGVYSNMANYEVKALGQERTVRGFQVKLGKVSRLIYMIATRTAGDISDFTLRVQVKDCQDCILAQFCVQTPQPPPKMGPKTSVQRRFLKKKEANKIVLSPLAVTTKYPVFHERRVTNIKFGKLIKTVIRQTKNPYLLEYRNGDVVALLSEERIKLKGQFWTKEWFVGYCHGKTGLVHTKNVLVVGKVKPIYFSGPDLTTTILLEQSLKTCKFLTYIYASVRTILMENVGSWRAFADALGYVNLPLTHFCRTEPDSEPEKVASVLERLKEDCNNSEGKDRKSFQKELMTAGRQQP from the exons ATGGCCGCCCACAGAATCAAAACCACCAACAACATAGCCCTACCCCGCTGCAAGTCAGAGGGCACTCTCATAGACCTCAGTGAAGGAGTGACCGAGGCCACTCtaacagatgtcaaag TGCTTTCTCCAAGTGCGTTGAGACTTGATACAACTGCATCATTGGGTACTGCCAGGGAAGTTGTTGCCATTAAGGACTACTGCCCATCCAGCTTCACCACCTTAAAGTTTTCAAAGGGAGAGCGCCTGTTTGTGCTGGATACATCAGGGGGAGAGTGGTGGTATGCCCATAACAACACAGAGATGGGCTACATCCCAGCAGCGTATGTTCAGCCTGTAAATTATCGGGACTCCTCGTTCAGTGACAGTGGGATGATCGACAGCGTAGGCGACTGCAGTGAAGATGGGGCCAAGGAGCTGGATCTCCTTGGAGAGTGGACAGGAGTGGTCCTGAAGCCTGTAGAACTTCAAAACGGAAACCCCTTTGCTGCCAGGACCTCAACTAACCCTTTCCTTAATGGAAATGCCCAAGAGTATGTGGATCAGAACAGCAACAGGAGCTCGGTTGACTTGCTGCTCTTTGACACCCTCACTCCTTCAGTCGCCAATTCCACCAGCAGTAACATCAACGTCAGTGGTTTTGATCGCTCCATGTTTGACACAACCGCCAGCACAGACATGGCGTTTGATAAAGACAACCCATTTTTCAGGAGCAAACGCTCATACAGTTTGTCAGAGCTGTCCACCTTGAGGGCCCAACGAGATGCCCCTCAGGGGTACACAGGGTTCTTCGGTGGTTTAAAAGCTCCGGCACCAGAGCAGTTTCAAAGCAGGGAGGACTTCCGGACAGCTTGGCTGAACCACAGGAAACTCGCGAGGTCATGCCATGATTTGGACTCTTTGGGGCAGAGCCCAGGATGGGGACAAACACAGCCCATAGAGACAAATATTGTTTGCAAGCTTGATAGTTCAGGAGGGGCTGTTCAACTGCCAGACACCAGCATCAGTATCCATGTCCCAGAGGGTCATGTTGCCGTGGGAGACACTCAGCAAATCTCCATGAAGGCTCTCCTTGACCCACCACTCGAGCTAAACACTGACCGATGCACCACGGTGAGCCCAGTGGTTGAGGTCAAGTTGAGTAACATGGAAACAAAGACGGCAATCACATTGGAAATGAAGGTGTCTGTCGTGGTGAAGATGGACAGTAGACAAATAGCCAAAGTGATTTGCGTCCGGAGTGATTGCAAAGAGGGTCCTTACGCTCCTGTGCCTGAGGTGTACATGTATGGCGACACCGTCCAGGTACGCCTTGATAACCTTGAGCCCTGCATGTACGTGTCGGTTGTAGCACAAGCCCAGTCGGTTGCTCCATACACCTCAGTGTGGGAGCATGTAGTAAAGAAGGTAACCCTTGGCGTATACGGGCCCAagcacatccatccatccttcaaGACAGTGGTTGGCATCTTTGGCCACGACTGTGCCCCCAAATCCTTGATGGTCAGTGAAGTTGGCAAACAAGCACAGTCGACGTCACCGGTTGCTCTCCAGCTGTGGGGGAAGCACCAGTTTGTGTTAGCGAAGCCGCAAGACCTGCAGGTGGGCGTGTACTCCAACATGGCCAACTATGAGGTCAAGGCCTTGGGGCAGGAGAGAACTGTGAGAGGCTTCCAGGTCAAGCTTGGAAAAGTGAGTCGGCTGATCTACATGATTGCCACACGGACGGCAGGAGATATATCAGACTTTACCCTGAGGGTCCAGGTCAAAGACTGCCAGGACTGTATCCTCGCACAGTTTTGTGTTCAGACTCCCCAGCCGCCACCCAAAATGGGGCCAAAAACCTCAGTCCAGAGGCGTTTCTTGAAGAAAAAGGAGGCGAACAAAATCGTGCTGTCACCACTTGCCGTCACCACAAAATACCCCGTGTTTCACGAGCGAAGGGTCACAAACATAAAATTTGGCAAATTAATCAAGACAGTGATCCGACAGACCAAGAACCCCTATCTGTTGGAGTACAGGAACGGAGACGTAGTAGCTCTTCTGAGCGAAGAGCGAATTAAACTCAAAGGACAGTTTTGGACCAAGGAGTGGTTTGTCGGTTACTGTCACGGAAAGACAGGCCTGGTTCATACCAAAAACGTGCTTGTGGTGGGGAAGGTGAAGCCAATTTACTTCAGCGGGCCCGACCTGACAACCACCATTCTCCTGGAACAGAGCCTGAAGACCTGCAAGTTCCTCACTTACATCTATGCCTCAGTAAGGACAATATTGATGGAGAACGTAGGCAGCTGGAGGGCATTCGCTGACGCCTTGGGGTACGTGAACCTGCCACTGACACATTTCTGTCGGACCGAGCCAGACAGTGAGCCTGAGAAGGTGGCTTCTGTGCTGGAGAGACTGAAGGAGGACTGCAACAACTCTGAGGGAAAGGACAGGAAGTCCTTCCAGAAAGAGCTCATGACT